A single genomic interval of Terriglobus albidus harbors:
- a CDS encoding DUF4139 domain-containing protein, with product MRSSAAALVASLLSSSLLNPANIAAQQAAAPTTPRVLRAAKEATAQSLPVRSVALYKNGVGFFEHAGEVTGNQQVTIDFTSEQLNDVLQTLTAIDLNGGKINGAGYNSTTPLDQQLKSLPLALSQNPTEADLYQAIRGARIEVTGNGAAVTGRLLNVESRDLPAGNTGSGDDKPRPMAQFLTVVSDGGGVRTIQLNSQTQVRLLDGALHQDLSHYLELLAANRGGGLRHLTLSATGTGARQIRVSYISEVPVWKSTYRLIFSDGGQKQQATLQSWAVIDNTVGTDWNNVQLSLIAGSPQSFVQPISQPYYTRRPEIGLPQEAQLAPQTHDAAINGRELKKEVLGGYAPAPLSVGNGTGIGSGNASGLGPGSGGNYGGGAMRVGQGVAMNSLVAASPAPPTAYEDSAAASITPNAAANAYDDYFEYKLNQPITIRKNESAMVPVLQSKVDVERVTLWSSTQPRPLRALWLTNSTGATLDRGSFSVIENGSFGGEGLVDPIHPSERRLLSYAADDAVRVSTESRLDSRHLQQATMHQGVLKMSSREIAEITYVVRNSGTSARMVIVEHARRNGWELDSDTAPAETTPNAYRYRVAAAPGETVRLHVGERHTIAQSWRLATMNEQTFDVIILTNGNDPKLRQELQPILEARRQLTEIDNQIKDKQTQIDSISKDQDRLRNNLSALKNSAEERDLIRRYTRELNEQEDQFAALRKEQDALKQKRTQAQADLDAKVGSLETDQSF from the coding sequence TTGAGATCGTCTGCTGCCGCGCTGGTTGCTTCACTCCTCTCATCTTCACTTCTCAACCCTGCCAACATTGCAGCCCAGCAGGCTGCCGCGCCTACGACGCCGCGTGTGCTGCGTGCTGCGAAGGAAGCCACGGCGCAGAGCCTACCCGTGCGAAGTGTTGCACTCTATAAGAACGGTGTCGGCTTCTTCGAACACGCAGGTGAGGTCACCGGCAATCAGCAGGTGACGATCGACTTCACCAGCGAGCAGCTCAACGATGTGCTGCAGACACTGACCGCGATCGACCTGAACGGCGGCAAGATTAACGGCGCAGGTTACAACTCCACGACACCGCTGGACCAGCAGTTGAAGAGCCTGCCGCTGGCGCTGAGTCAGAACCCTACCGAAGCCGATCTCTACCAGGCGATTCGTGGCGCACGCATTGAGGTCACGGGCAATGGTGCGGCTGTTACTGGGCGGTTGTTGAATGTGGAGTCGCGTGATCTTCCTGCAGGCAACACCGGCAGCGGAGACGATAAGCCGCGGCCAATGGCACAGTTCCTGACCGTGGTCTCCGATGGTGGAGGCGTGCGGACCATCCAACTCAACTCGCAGACACAGGTACGTCTGCTCGATGGTGCTCTGCATCAGGATCTCTCGCATTACCTGGAGCTGTTGGCTGCAAATCGCGGAGGCGGTCTGCGTCACCTGACTCTTAGTGCGACCGGTACCGGTGCACGGCAGATCCGCGTGAGTTACATCTCTGAGGTGCCGGTGTGGAAGTCGACCTATCGGTTGATCTTCTCGGATGGTGGACAGAAGCAGCAGGCGACGCTGCAGTCGTGGGCAGTGATTGATAACACTGTCGGCACGGATTGGAATAACGTCCAGCTCTCGTTGATTGCAGGTTCTCCGCAGAGCTTTGTCCAGCCGATCTCGCAACCGTATTACACGCGTCGGCCTGAGATTGGATTGCCTCAGGAGGCACAGCTGGCGCCGCAGACACACGATGCTGCGATCAATGGAAGGGAGCTCAAAAAGGAAGTGTTAGGCGGCTATGCTCCTGCCCCCCTCAGTGTTGGAAATGGCACTGGCATTGGCTCCGGAAATGCCTCCGGACTTGGACCAGGCTCTGGCGGCAACTATGGCGGGGGCGCCATGAGAGTTGGTCAGGGAGTTGCTATGAATTCGTTGGTGGCTGCGTCTCCGGCTCCTCCGACCGCTTATGAAGACTCCGCTGCGGCATCCATCACTCCGAATGCTGCAGCAAATGCCTACGACGATTATTTTGAGTACAAGCTGAATCAACCCATTACGATTCGCAAGAACGAATCGGCAATGGTGCCGGTGCTGCAGTCGAAGGTCGATGTCGAGCGAGTTACACTGTGGTCGTCGACGCAGCCGCGCCCGCTGCGTGCGTTGTGGCTTACCAACTCGACTGGAGCAACACTCGATCGTGGCAGCTTCTCCGTCATCGAGAACGGAAGCTTCGGTGGTGAAGGTCTGGTCGATCCCATCCATCCCAGCGAGCGACGTTTGCTTTCGTATGCGGCGGATGATGCGGTGCGGGTTTCAACCGAGTCGAGGCTGGACTCGCGTCATCTGCAGCAGGCAACGATGCATCAGGGTGTGCTGAAGATGAGCAGCCGCGAGATTGCAGAGATTACCTACGTCGTCCGCAACTCCGGTACCTCGGCGCGCATGGTGATCGTGGAACATGCCCGCCGTAACGGATGGGAGCTCGACTCCGATACCGCACCTGCAGAGACTACGCCGAATGCCTATCGTTATCGCGTTGCCGCAGCGCCCGGTGAGACAGTTCGCCTGCACGTCGGTGAGCGCCACACCATCGCGCAGAGCTGGCGTCTGGCGACGATGAATGAGCAAACGTTCGATGTGATTATCCTTACTAACGGTAACGATCCTAAGTTGCGGCAGGAGCTTCAGCCCATTCTGGAAGCACGTCGTCAGCTTACGGAGATCGACAACCAGATCAAGGACAAGCAGACTCAGATCGATAGCATCAGTAAAGATCAGGATCGTCTGCGTAACAATCTCTCGGCGTTGAAGAACTCAGCCGAGGAGCGGGACTTGATTCGTCGCTATACGCGTGAGTTGAACGAACAGGAAGATCAGTTTGCCGCGCTGCGCAAAGAACAGGATGCGCTGAAGCAGAAGCGTACACAGGCGCAGGCTGATCTGGATGCAAAGGTCGGATCATT